In Polynucleobacter arcticus, the following proteins share a genomic window:
- a CDS encoding heavy metal translocating P-type ATPase: MSAKELTNSEFFTLDIGGMTCASCVSRIEKALNKIPGVEAASVNLATEQAKIRVKTGSISLTDLINLVKKIGYEAQASAVRGNPDHNIAKSFWAPDGLGRVILSFLLSAPLFLPMLFMPFGIHWSLSGWWQLALATPVQFVLGWRFYQAGYKSLLAGAGNMDLLVALGTSAAYGLSLYLLLTSSHAHELYFEGSAVIICMVLLGKWLEARAKQQTSEAIRALQKLWPEHAKVLDVGLELNGNTAVSAEHYRDLPLEQVLPGDKVLVLPGERIPVDGNINFGSSHVDESLLTGESEPVKKVIDSKVIGGALNGEGVLVVMAEAVGVESVLSKIISLVEDAQTQKAPIQKLVDQVSAIFVPTVIVLAILTGIGNWLYFDSTAIAILRAVSVLVIACPCALGLATPAAIMAGTGVAARFGILIKDPQVLELAHKIDIVAFDKTGTLTMGKPRMLALLPFDESSVNIDQILAATAGLQLGSEHPLAKALIDAAKEKTLSPMMTTASKALPGIGIEGIPSAGPFAGFTLRLQSVASLKDALAYPLILEKAQSCFDQGQTVSILMNAMTETPIAAIAFGDELKPNSQEVINALNTLGIRTVMLSGDNVAAANRVGKTIGINEVFAQVLPINKAEIIQKLQSAPDGKKHYVAMVGDGVNDAPALVIADVGMAMSTGTDVAMQAAGITLMRGDPTLVGDAIDISQKTWNKIRQNLFWAFAFNTIGIPLAALGYLSPMLAGSAMALSSFCVLSNALLLKRWRPRHH; this comes from the coding sequence ATGAGCGCTAAAGAACTGACTAATTCCGAGTTTTTTACCCTAGATATTGGCGGAATGACCTGCGCATCTTGCGTCAGTCGCATAGAGAAGGCCTTAAACAAGATTCCCGGCGTGGAAGCCGCTAGCGTCAATCTAGCTACTGAGCAAGCAAAAATTCGCGTTAAGACCGGCTCAATCAGTCTTACTGATCTGATTAATCTCGTCAAAAAGATCGGCTATGAAGCCCAAGCTAGCGCCGTTCGCGGTAATCCTGATCACAATATCGCTAAGTCTTTTTGGGCGCCAGATGGCTTGGGCCGAGTCATTCTCAGCTTTCTGCTCTCTGCCCCACTATTTTTGCCGATGCTTTTCATGCCTTTTGGTATTCACTGGTCGTTATCTGGCTGGTGGCAACTGGCATTAGCCACTCCAGTGCAATTTGTATTGGGATGGCGTTTTTATCAGGCTGGCTACAAGTCACTCTTGGCTGGTGCTGGCAATATGGATTTATTGGTGGCGCTGGGCACTAGTGCTGCCTATGGGCTCAGTCTCTACCTACTTCTCACCTCTAGCCATGCGCATGAGCTGTACTTTGAGGGCTCAGCCGTCATCATCTGCATGGTCTTATTGGGTAAATGGCTAGAGGCTCGCGCCAAGCAACAAACCAGTGAAGCCATTCGCGCCCTGCAAAAACTCTGGCCTGAGCATGCAAAGGTGCTGGATGTGGGCCTTGAGCTCAATGGCAATACTGCGGTGAGTGCAGAGCACTATCGCGACTTACCTCTAGAACAAGTACTTCCCGGGGATAAAGTCTTAGTCCTGCCTGGTGAACGTATTCCAGTAGATGGCAATATTAATTTTGGGTCTAGCCATGTCGATGAATCCCTGCTTACCGGTGAAAGTGAGCCTGTTAAAAAAGTGATTGACTCTAAAGTCATCGGGGGTGCATTAAATGGGGAGGGTGTTCTGGTAGTAATGGCCGAAGCAGTTGGGGTTGAAAGTGTGCTGTCAAAAATCATCAGTCTAGTTGAGGATGCGCAAACCCAAAAGGCACCTATTCAGAAGCTGGTTGATCAAGTCAGCGCCATCTTTGTGCCTACAGTGATTGTCCTTGCGATCCTTACCGGTATCGGCAATTGGCTTTACTTTGATTCGACCGCTATTGCAATTCTGCGTGCCGTCTCTGTTCTAGTCATCGCCTGCCCTTGCGCATTAGGATTAGCCACTCCAGCGGCAATCATGGCAGGTACTGGCGTGGCTGCACGCTTTGGTATTTTGATTAAGGATCCACAGGTATTAGAGCTGGCACACAAAATCGATATTGTTGCCTTTGACAAGACAGGCACACTGACGATGGGCAAACCACGTATGTTGGCCCTACTTCCCTTTGATGAATCTTCCGTCAATATCGATCAAATACTTGCCGCCACTGCAGGCTTGCAATTGGGGAGCGAGCATCCTTTGGCCAAAGCGCTAATTGATGCAGCTAAAGAAAAAACTCTATCACCGATGATGACAACGGCCAGCAAGGCACTTCCCGGTATTGGGATTGAAGGTATTCCCAGTGCCGGTCCTTTTGCCGGCTTTACTTTGCGATTGCAAAGCGTCGCCTCCCTAAAAGACGCTTTGGCATATCCCCTTATCTTAGAAAAAGCACAAAGCTGCTTTGATCAAGGTCAAACCGTTTCCATACTCATGAATGCAATGACAGAGACTCCCATTGCGGCGATTGCTTTTGGGGATGAGCTCAAACCGAATTCTCAAGAAGTAATCAACGCGCTCAATACATTAGGCATTCGGACGGTGATGTTATCTGGCGATAATGTAGCGGCAGCAAACCGCGTAGGCAAAACAATTGGTATCAACGAAGTCTTTGCACAAGTTCTTCCAATCAACAAAGCAGAAATTATTCAGAAACTACAAAGTGCCCCAGATGGGAAAAAACATTATGTAGCAATGGTGGGGGATGGCGTAAACGATGCACCAGCATTGGTGATAGCCGATGTGGGTATGGCAATGTCTACCGGAACCGATGTGGCAATGCAGGCTGCTGGCATTACCCTCATGCGCGGCGATCCCACTTTAGTTGGAGATGCAATCGACATTTCCCAAAAAACCTGGAATAAGATTCGTCAAAATTTATTTTGGGCTTTTGCCTTTAATACCATCGGCATTCCGCTGGCGGCGCTAGGTTATTTATCTCCCATGCTGGCTGGCAGCGCAATGGCACTTTCTAGTTTCTGCGTATTAAGTAATGCTCTACTATTGAAACGTTGGCGCCCGCGACATCACTAG
- a CDS encoding DUF3047 domain-containing protein encodes MILDLLSPFFGTIEDMLTTSLYRTLLVLIATSSLLMGCAGLTGNSIENEAGQAFNADQLPAQEDLPKFSAQKARNGMPEGWHFYRIAPYKKNTIYRLENYQGRTVLAANSKTSASGLAVKLRPRAAQNLWLQWEWKAVGAIPQADNAESQHDDAPLRILVAFDGNKSKLPLKEKLTFEMASLISGQEMPYATVMYIWSGKNTVNTVLNNAHTSRVKMIVVDSGWDNLGEWRQHERDLAADYKLAYGEAPGNVIGIALLTDTDNTKSEARALYGDIELLRKYVK; translated from the coding sequence ATGATTTTAGACTTACTAAGCCCATTCTTTGGGACAATTGAGGATATGTTGACTACAAGCCTCTACCGAACTCTGCTGGTTTTGATTGCCACAAGCAGTCTATTAATGGGGTGCGCTGGCTTGACTGGGAATTCTATCGAGAATGAGGCAGGCCAAGCATTTAATGCTGACCAGTTGCCAGCCCAAGAAGATTTGCCGAAGTTCTCTGCTCAAAAGGCCCGCAATGGTATGCCGGAGGGATGGCATTTCTATCGAATAGCACCTTATAAGAAAAATACGATTTATCGCCTCGAGAATTATCAAGGCCGTACAGTACTTGCCGCCAATTCGAAAACTTCAGCTTCGGGACTAGCAGTCAAACTCCGTCCACGTGCAGCTCAAAACTTATGGCTACAGTGGGAGTGGAAGGCAGTGGGGGCGATACCGCAAGCCGATAATGCAGAGAGTCAACATGATGACGCCCCACTTCGCATCTTGGTTGCCTTTGACGGTAATAAATCAAAACTGCCCTTAAAAGAAAAGCTGACCTTTGAGATGGCTAGCTTGATCAGTGGCCAAGAGATGCCATACGCCACGGTGATGTATATCTGGTCCGGTAAAAATACTGTCAATACGGTATTAAATAATGCACACACTTCTCGAGTCAAAATGATTGTGGTGGATTCTGGGTGGGATAACTTAGGCGAGTGGCGTCAGCATGAGCGTGATCTTGCAGCAGACTATAAGTTAGCCTATGGAGAGGCTCCAGGTAATGTCATCGGTATTGCGCTGTTGACTGACACGGACAACACTAAATCGGAAGCGCGCGCACTGTATGGTGATATCGAGCTACTGCGTAAGTATGTCAAATGA
- a CDS encoding glycosyltransferase family 39 protein: MRHQSPSSWAAISICIAALVHFALGFSIEFSVDEAHYALYAKHLAWSYFDHPPLVGWIQWPLISLTSSEGVIRLIPELLWIISVYLVYQVTLEIHRLIQGRNAGYLTTALPSANLCGLMAVLAIIAAPLPHVLAIGLLPDTLLAPLSLGLMLMALRWTRKDSFSLADWIVTGLLLGLAGLSKYTAVFTAFALLLVLLASPKKSWITKSGFWIAVAIALIVISPVLYWNGINDWISFKYQIAHGSGGTWAWRRVAAFMGIQIACFGPLLIWGAFGFLKHCLHGQKRVLIALLSFFAIPFAIFAALSGGGSLPHWTTPAWFCLAPFAGIGLAKAWSMQHRLSIRILVIGQILICLIGFGYVLSGGVNNSGGSSIKSNPIADLYGWKLAGQKAAQLAQVNKVNGIAVQNWTLGSRAAWYAQPLPVFVLDQRQDQFDLWFGQLPVGANVLLINWSGMAFKPPVGGNLAFEECAPLDSMEVIRFGQMLSKFDYSLCRNWQDAGTTR, translated from the coding sequence ATGCGCCATCAATCACCCTCAAGTTGGGCCGCCATTAGCATCTGCATTGCTGCGCTAGTGCATTTTGCTCTCGGGTTTTCGATTGAATTCTCGGTCGATGAAGCGCATTACGCTTTATACGCAAAACACCTCGCTTGGAGTTATTTTGATCATCCGCCGCTAGTCGGCTGGATTCAGTGGCCCCTCATTTCACTGACATCCTCCGAAGGCGTCATTCGACTGATACCAGAATTGCTCTGGATAATCTCAGTCTACTTAGTCTATCAAGTTACCTTAGAGATCCATCGCCTCATACAGGGGCGCAATGCTGGCTACTTAACCACCGCACTTCCCTCTGCCAACTTATGTGGCCTCATGGCAGTGCTAGCCATTATTGCGGCACCATTACCTCATGTTTTAGCCATCGGTCTCTTGCCGGATACTTTACTTGCCCCCCTTAGTCTTGGATTGATGTTGATGGCGCTGCGCTGGACACGCAAGGATTCTTTTTCTCTGGCCGATTGGATAGTAACCGGCTTGCTGCTGGGCTTAGCAGGTCTTAGCAAGTACACCGCCGTGTTTACTGCCTTTGCCTTGCTCTTAGTGTTGCTAGCATCACCCAAAAAATCATGGATCACCAAATCGGGTTTCTGGATTGCTGTGGCGATCGCCTTGATTGTCATCAGTCCAGTGCTTTACTGGAATGGGATCAATGACTGGATCTCATTCAAGTACCAAATTGCTCATGGTAGCGGTGGCACTTGGGCATGGCGCAGAGTAGCGGCTTTTATGGGGATCCAGATTGCGTGCTTTGGGCCGTTATTAATCTGGGGAGCATTTGGGTTTTTGAAGCATTGCCTGCATGGACAGAAGCGGGTTCTCATTGCATTGCTCAGCTTCTTCGCAATTCCTTTCGCTATTTTTGCTGCGCTATCGGGTGGCGGCAGCTTGCCTCACTGGACTACTCCTGCCTGGTTTTGCTTGGCACCTTTTGCTGGGATTGGTTTAGCCAAAGCATGGTCAATGCAGCACCGCCTCAGCATTCGTATATTGGTCATTGGGCAGATCCTCATCTGCTTAATCGGATTCGGCTATGTGCTATCGGGAGGCGTTAATAACTCAGGCGGCTCAAGTATCAAGTCCAACCCAATTGCTGATCTCTATGGCTGGAAACTGGCCGGACAAAAAGCAGCTCAGTTAGCACAGGTAAACAAAGTTAATGGGATTGCCGTGCAAAACTGGACACTGGGCAGTCGAGCAGCTTGGTATGCCCAACCCCTGCCCGTCTTTGTTCTAGACCAGCGACAGGATCAATTTGATCTCTGGTTTGGGCAATTGCCTGTTGGCGCGAATGTCTTACTCATTAACTGGTCAGGGATGGCATTTAAGCCGCCGGTAGGGGGTAATTTGGCTTTTGAGGAGTGTGCGCCCCTAGATAGCATGGAGGTCATCCGATTTGGGCAGATGCTATCCAAATTTGACTATAGTCTTTGCCGAAATTGGCAGGATGCTGGCACAACGCGTTAA
- a CDS encoding lysylphosphatidylglycerol synthase transmembrane domain-containing protein — MSSQPQATPKATTKATSGWKAILKRAWPTIRILLSIALLWKATSGIDWHALLDSEIQMQPWWFLAAGLTMLSAFICGGLRWGFLMRKVGFQGSLANFVALYFAGGLINQGLPSTLGGDSYRAITATHLNSSGKLTEEKALNEELHHSVDLGHATPKLRLSFSMVLVDRLLGLAGNNLLGGIGLILGGATLAAWGKDLGYAVTGIMIFAGIVIAVILAWGPACNLLQKLLDRFQMKHALPGIKLAFSWPMNVGQAVFAIGIHFLTILTLLFCLKAYGVDAPIEALMIGLPALSLLLMLPISISGWGLREATLSSVLALWGVNPSITVLASISYGAITVLSVLPGAYFLLKRK; from the coding sequence ATGAGTTCACAACCCCAAGCTACTCCCAAAGCCACTACAAAGGCAACCTCCGGGTGGAAAGCAATCCTAAAACGGGCTTGGCCTACTATTCGCATTTTGCTGTCGATTGCTCTGCTCTGGAAAGCGACTAGCGGAATTGATTGGCATGCGTTGTTAGATTCTGAGATTCAGATGCAGCCATGGTGGTTTTTAGCTGCTGGCTTGACTATGCTTAGCGCCTTTATTTGTGGTGGTCTTCGCTGGGGCTTCCTCATGCGCAAAGTGGGTTTTCAGGGAAGTCTTGCCAATTTTGTAGCCCTCTACTTTGCTGGTGGTCTCATTAACCAAGGATTGCCCAGCACATTAGGCGGCGATAGCTATCGCGCTATTACAGCCACCCATCTCAATAGCAGTGGCAAGCTCACCGAAGAAAAAGCGTTGAATGAAGAGCTCCATCACTCGGTTGATCTTGGGCATGCTACCCCCAAATTACGTCTGAGCTTTTCGATGGTGTTGGTTGATCGCTTGCTTGGCTTGGCCGGTAATAATCTATTGGGCGGCATTGGTCTCATTTTAGGAGGCGCTACTTTAGCGGCCTGGGGAAAAGATTTGGGATATGCAGTTACCGGCATCATGATCTTTGCAGGAATAGTCATTGCAGTGATTTTGGCGTGGGGCCCTGCTTGCAATCTCTTGCAAAAGTTACTTGATCGCTTCCAAATGAAACATGCTTTACCTGGTATCAAGCTAGCCTTTTCTTGGCCCATGAATGTGGGTCAAGCTGTATTTGCGATCGGCATTCACTTTCTGACGATTCTGACGCTCTTATTTTGTTTAAAGGCTTATGGTGTCGATGCCCCGATTGAGGCGCTGATGATTGGTTTACCTGCACTTAGCCTATTGTTGATGTTACCCATCAGCATCTCTGGCTGGGGCTTACGTGAAGCCACACTCTCCTCCGTGCTAGCACTATGGGGCGTTAACCCATCTATCACGGTATTAGCATCCATCAGCTACGGTGCCATTACCGTTCTATCCGTATTGCCTGGCGCTTACTTTTTATTAAAACGAAAATAA
- a CDS encoding glycosyltransferase family 9 protein yields the protein MSISVNTMRAIDHWVGVPLCAVASPIVALMDGVKNLFSRGSDAPRKLLFIELSEMGSAILVDPAMRNAQARGAELFFLIFKSNRASLTLLNTVKPENIFTIDSSSLGGLIKDTIKFLIVARQHRIDTVIDLELFSRFTALLTGLCGARRRVGYHIFHGEGLWRGCMLTRKVHYNPHIHITKNFLSLIHAAFAKEIEVPFSKIHIADSEVRLEQAIIDPSVLSKVRERIEKLAVDAGIPFKQGQQRLILVNPNASDLLPQRRWAQQRFSELIQGLNQHYPNDLILITGSPAEFEYVEKVRVVADVKHALNFAGQVSFAELPPLYTLSDVMVTNDSGPGHFSAVTPLRTVVLFGPETPALYGSIGKSIAITANLACSPCVSAANHRKTPCHDNVCMQAITVTQVLEKMVHQLNEADQARVH from the coding sequence ATGAGTATTAGTGTCAACACCATGCGTGCCATCGATCATTGGGTCGGTGTACCACTCTGTGCAGTAGCGAGCCCGATAGTTGCTCTTATGGATGGAGTTAAGAATCTCTTTAGTCGAGGTTCGGATGCGCCACGTAAATTACTCTTTATTGAATTATCTGAAATGGGCAGCGCTATCTTGGTTGACCCGGCCATGCGTAATGCGCAAGCCCGTGGTGCGGAGTTATTTTTCCTGATCTTTAAAAGTAATCGCGCCAGCTTAACTTTATTAAATACGGTGAAGCCGGAGAATATTTTTACGATCGACTCCTCCAGTCTGGGTGGCTTAATTAAAGACACCATCAAATTCTTAATCGTGGCACGTCAGCACCGTATTGATACCGTAATTGATTTGGAACTGTTCTCCCGCTTTACCGCCCTGTTGACCGGCTTGTGCGGTGCGCGTCGTCGCGTTGGTTATCACATTTTTCATGGTGAAGGATTGTGGCGCGGCTGTATGCTGACCCGCAAGGTTCACTACAACCCGCATATTCATATCACCAAAAATTTTCTATCTCTCATCCACGCAGCATTTGCTAAAGAGATTGAAGTGCCTTTTAGCAAGATCCATATTGCGGATTCTGAAGTACGCTTAGAGCAGGCCATCATTGACCCTTCAGTGTTGAGCAAGGTCCGTGAGCGTATTGAGAAACTGGCTGTAGATGCTGGTATTCCTTTTAAGCAAGGTCAGCAACGCTTAATCTTGGTAAACCCCAATGCAAGTGATTTACTGCCGCAAAGACGTTGGGCGCAACAGCGTTTTTCAGAGCTCATTCAAGGGCTCAACCAACACTATCCCAATGATCTCATTTTGATCACTGGCTCTCCTGCTGAATTTGAGTACGTAGAAAAAGTTCGTGTTGTAGCCGATGTCAAACATGCTCTGAACTTTGCTGGTCAAGTGAGCTTCGCAGAACTGCCACCTCTGTACACACTCTCCGATGTCATGGTGACCAATGACTCTGGCCCCGGCCATTTCTCTGCTGTCACACCATTGCGTACTGTGGTTCTTTTTGGACCTGAGACCCCAGCACTGTATGGCTCCATTGGAAAGTCGATTGCCATTACAGCCAATTTGGCGTGCTCCCCTTGTGTCAGCGCTGCCAATCACCGCAAAACACCGTGTCACGACAATGTCTGTATGCAAGCCATTACCGTTACTCAAGTACTAGAGAAAATGGTGCATCAACTAAATGAAGCTGATCAAGCTCGGGTGCACTAA
- a CDS encoding phosphatase PAP2 family protein, producing the protein MAEQQKSAVVVASLWVWCIPLIPLSLAIAIYFGELQTPTFLLINRNTQILPDVIWAWFTFLGNGWGIYAICFPLLLLSPRLLIAGLFAASLGGIVSLIIKPLLAMPRPASILALEDLYIVGEPLLHRAMPSGHTITAFAVAAGIYFASDRDKRSSLWWIFIISSFAGLSRNALGAHWLTDVLVGSAIGVWSGMLGAVLVRLIPEAQLLPTRIGPRLLALGGLGAIYVMLTRTLDSALNQPLQYACAALISITLALFIKAQKSKAI; encoded by the coding sequence ATGGCTGAGCAGCAAAAATCGGCTGTAGTCGTTGCATCACTTTGGGTTTGGTGCATCCCACTCATCCCACTGAGTCTAGCAATCGCTATTTATTTTGGTGAGTTACAGACCCCAACATTTTTGTTGATCAATCGCAATACCCAGATCCTGCCTGATGTCATTTGGGCTTGGTTCACCTTTTTAGGCAATGGCTGGGGTATCTACGCAATCTGCTTCCCCTTGCTATTACTATCGCCTCGACTGCTGATTGCTGGATTATTCGCTGCGTCATTAGGTGGAATAGTGAGCCTCATTATCAAACCCCTACTTGCAATGCCAAGGCCAGCGAGCATTCTTGCTTTAGAGGATTTGTATATTGTCGGTGAGCCGCTGCTTCACAGGGCAATGCCCTCTGGCCATACGATTACTGCTTTTGCAGTCGCTGCCGGAATCTATTTCGCCAGCGATCGAGATAAGAGGAGCTCTTTGTGGTGGATCTTCATCATCTCTAGTTTTGCAGGGCTCTCACGCAATGCCCTAGGTGCTCACTGGCTTACCGACGTCTTGGTGGGTAGTGCGATTGGAGTCTGGTCAGGCATGCTCGGTGCCGTATTAGTTCGACTTATTCCAGAGGCTCAGCTATTACCTACCCGTATTGGCCCCCGTCTACTCGCTCTAGGAGGACTCGGCGCGATCTATGTCATGCTGACTCGGACCTTAGACTCTGCATTGAATCAACCTTTGCAATATGCCTGTGCGGCATTAATTAGCATCACCCTCGCTTTGTTTATTAAAGCGCAAAAATCAAAGGCAATTTAA
- a CDS encoding 23S rRNA (adenine(2030)-N(6))-methyltransferase RlmJ codes for MFSYRHAFHAGSHADILKHLVLTHLVEYLQEKPGALTIVDTHAGAGVYSLIDGFATVSKEADEGIYRLEKFAKTNTLSSGIANYLECIRAENGADDITIYPGSPFILARLLRPQDRLKLFELHPKEIDILRHNVSELKQAKQIDVYAEDSFARLKGLMPPPSRRGLVLIDPSYEDKQDYRYLETALEEALQRFATGCYAIWYPALSRREAAALPDRMKKIATAHQRSWLHTELRVENAPKERRLQASGMFIINPPWTLEKQLAESLPMLVKALGQDGGAGFVLKRFEV; via the coding sequence ATGTTTAGTTATCGTCATGCTTTTCATGCGGGCAGTCATGCGGATATCCTGAAGCATCTCGTGTTAACTCACTTGGTGGAATATCTTCAAGAAAAACCTGGTGCACTCACAATCGTAGATACGCATGCAGGTGCTGGAGTCTATAGCCTGATTGATGGGTTTGCCACTGTCAGTAAAGAAGCGGATGAAGGCATTTATCGCCTTGAAAAGTTTGCTAAAACCAATACTCTCAGCTCTGGGATTGCGAATTATCTAGAGTGCATTCGTGCTGAGAATGGCGCGGATGACATCACGATTTATCCAGGCTCTCCATTTATTTTGGCACGTTTATTACGACCCCAAGATCGCCTGAAGCTATTTGAACTACACCCTAAAGAAATTGATATCTTGCGTCATAACGTTAGTGAGCTAAAGCAAGCAAAGCAAATTGATGTATATGCAGAGGATAGCTTTGCAAGACTCAAAGGATTGATGCCACCGCCAAGTAGGCGCGGGCTAGTATTGATTGATCCCTCATACGAGGATAAGCAAGACTATCGTTACCTCGAAACTGCGCTGGAAGAAGCCCTGCAACGCTTCGCTACAGGGTGTTATGCCATTTGGTACCCAGCCCTATCCAGAAGAGAGGCTGCCGCACTACCTGATCGCATGAAAAAGATTGCGACAGCCCATCAACGCTCTTGGCTTCATACTGAGCTGCGGGTTGAGAATGCCCCAAAAGAACGTCGCCTTCAGGCCAGTGGCATGTTCATCATCAATCCACCATGGACATTAGAAAAGCAGCTAGCTGAGAGCCTGCCCATGCTGGTCAAAGCCTTGGGACAGGATGGTGGCGCTGGGTTTGTATTGAAGCGTTTTGAAGTTTAA